A window of Hordeum vulgare subsp. vulgare chromosome 5H, MorexV3_pseudomolecules_assembly, whole genome shotgun sequence genomic DNA:
TGAAGTAGTTCCTTCAACAATTGTGCTGTACACTTCGTAGCAGCAAGGTGGAGTTGCTCCTCCACAACCTTGTGTTGCTTCAGGTGGTACCAGAGCCCTGTTGATCCAAAGTAGTTCTTGGTCTCCTCTTTAGGAGTAAGCTGCAGCAAACAATGGAGCAATTGGAGAAAAAAATGGATGCTGAAGAGCAACAGATCAAAGCGTTGTGTGAAGATCTTAACCGGAGATTCGATCAGCCGGTTGAGATGATAAGAAAGGGTGTTCCCCTGCTCCCCTGCTGTCAGTGAAGAAGATTCATCAAATGAGGAAGAAGATCTTCAACGACGAAAAAGGGGAGGTAATCTTGCAGAAGGACTACCACAACAACATGCAGTTCAGCATACATCAAGAAGGCCAACATATGTTAAAGCTTCTGAAGGTGAATAATATGATGATGACCTTGAAGAACCTAATCCCTGTGCATATCGGAGGGTACCCAACCCTACATATGCAAAGGATACATACAAGGTGAAAGCTGAGATCCTAACTTTTCATGGAAAGATTGATATTGAAGGGTGTCTTGATTGGTTATATGAAGTGGAGGCTTTCTTTGAGGTCATGGAGATTCCAGAAGATTGTAGAGTTCCTCCGATCGCATACAAGCAGAAAGGAAGAGCCGGTGCATGGTGGCGTCACCTTCAAGAAGAAGGCAGGCTAAGAGGAGAAATGAGGTGCACAATCATGGACATAGGCGGTGAGCTATTGAAGCATAAGCATTAACATTGCACAATCATTGACACTGCTACGAAGCATTGCACAATCATGGACACTGCTACCAACTAAGTGCACAAGCTAGCATAGCATTCACATGCACATTTACATGATCTAAATCAAGTCACTGCAGAAGCTAGCATAACATTCACATGCACATTGGCATGATCCAAGTCAAGTCGGTGCACAAGCTAGGATATAATATAGGCATGATCTAAATCAAGTCAGTGCACAAGCTAGCATACAATGTAGGCATGATCTAAATCAAGCCGATGCACAAGCTAGCATAGCATTGACATGCACATTGGCATGATCTAAGTCAAGCGACTGCACAAGCTAGCATACAGTCTAGGCATGACCTAAATCAAGTCAGCACACACTCTAATCGAATTTGCACAATGCCATTGACATGCACAATCTAATCTATGACATGCACATTTCCATTGCTATTGACATTCACAAATTTGGTATGTAAATCAAATCAATCTATTCTATGGCCCGAAAATACCTAACCGCGTATAGCCGCTGGAGGCGTACCCTTgccaagaaaataatattgccaccGGAGTAGCAACCGTCGCGAACCGCCTATGAAAACCTAACCGCGTTCCTCAATCCACATCGAGAAGCAATGTAAGCAAGATTGAGGTCGGATGTACTTACATCATCCGCCAGGGGCAGAGCTGATGCCACCGGAGCGGAAGAAGACACTCTCGGTGTGGGAACCACGTCAGCCGTCAAAATCCCCAATCCTATAGAGCTAGGGATTTTCATGCAATAGCACAGGAAGTCATAGTTGCCGCGACCGTCAAAGTACATGTCGTAGTTGCGGCACTCTATGGAGACGAGAAACGAGAGATGGGAGGGGGCGCCGCTATACCTTCTTCTAGTGAGACTGAAGAAAGCCTCGCCTGAGGGAGGCACGAGATGGGCCGGCCCACATGCGCGGGAGGCCACAACCTCGTTTTTGTGATGTTTTTCacatcttttttgttttttgctttcttttttacttttgttCATACTTCCAAATATTCTAAATAACTATATTACAAAAACAATTTATGTGTTAGAAAAAATTtgaatgttaatcaagcatttgaaaaaaagttagtcatgtttttgaaaaatgttaatcaatcaTTTTAAGAATGTtaaaatgtgtatagaaaaaatgttgaccatgtactCAAAACATGTCgatcatatattccaaaaatgttgaccatgtattcaAAACATGTTGACAATTTGTTCAGAAAATGTAAAtcttgtatttgaaaaatgttaatcaagcatttgaaaattttaaattgTATAGAAAAAGGattgaccatgtattaaaaaatgGGAATCTTGTATTTGATAAATGCTAATCAAGTATTTGAAAATGTTAGATGTGTataaaaaaatgttgaccatgtattcaAAAATGTTAATCTTGTATTTGCAAAATCttaatcaagcatttcaaaatgtataatgtgtatagaaaaaatgttgaccatgtatagAAAAAATGTTAATCTTGTATTTGAAAATTGTTAATTAAGcatataaaaaatgtttaaaatGTGTAtggaaaaaatgttgaccatgtattatAAAATGTTAATCTTCTATTAAAAAATGTTGAATCGTGTATTAGAAAAATTTATACATAAAAAATATTAAGTTCTCAAAAAATGTTAAGCATGTATTTAAGAAATGTTTATCCTGTATATAAAATTTTAAATcatgtattcaaaaaatgtttaccGTGTATATAAAAAAATCGATGTATATGAAAAATATTGAATGTGCAATGCAAAAAGTTAAGATATGTTGAACAAAATATAAACCGATGAAATcaacaaaaaaacaaagaaagaGCAAAGAAAATGacgaaagaaacaaagaaaaccaaATTATAACGAAGAacgaaagaaaacaaaaaaaacaaatttacaACGAAGAAAAGAACAAAGAAACCCAGTGAAgctaaaaggaaaagaaagaaaaaaaaaacaaagaaagaaacaaagaaaaggtGAAGCCGATAAATAAACAAAGAAACCGGTGAAAATAATAAAACCGGAGACAAatgaagaaaaacaaagaaaaaaagaaaaccatTGAAGCAATAGAGAAAAccggaagaaaaggaagaaagctGAAGCGAACCAGCAAAGGAACGGATCGAGCGCAGCTACGAGCAAACTAACAGGCCGGCCCTGTACTATAGCGAGCAGCGGAAAACCTTCAGGGAGCCGGGCATACAGCACGCTATAAGCAAGATATAGCCCTGCAgatgggaggagggagaggaaggTAAGTGGTAGGACTAGGGtccctaccgggcctccggcgtaggttgtacgggcagggaggaggggagcgagggctggagcgggcgcgccggcgagatggcgccgtcgcggctagggttaggtgcggcggaggctaggattccggctccttggagagcctggcaacagaagataatatctttattgcttgatctcaattgatgtcttacaactagtatttataactcgagcctaagataactttcctaaagtaatttacctaagataacttgcgggccaagccgctaatattaacgcccaatgggcctacgccggccataggccaagccggtcataacatctctccccgcctgcacaaacagctcgtcctcgagctgaaagTTTGGATAGTGTTGGCGGAATTCCTCACACTGCTCCCACGTAGCCTCCTCCTCCGGAAGACCCGTCCACTGAACGAGGAGGAACCACACGCCACGTCGAAGTTGTGCCTGCAACACCTTGGCTGGTTCCGGAAGAATGCGACCATCGGCGATTGGAGGAAGCGCCGGAAGGGCCGCCGGTGTCTCGCCACAGAAGGGCTTGAGTAGCCccacatggaagacgtcgtggatACGAGCGTGGTCTGGCAGCTAAAGACGATAGGCCACCTTCCCAATGCGCTCCACGATAGGGAAGGGTCCAGCGTAGCGAGGGCCGAGCTTGCGCTTCGCGCGCGGGTCGAGTGACTGCGTAGAGCGGTGGAGAAGACGCAGCCACACCCAATCACCCACGGCGAATTCCGCCTCGCGATGGTGAttgtcgtagtagtgcttggccaGCTGCTGGGCCTGAAGGAGACGCTGACGGACCTCAGCAAGCATCTCGTCACGGGTGCGGATAAGGTCACCCGCAATCTCTGTCCGAGCCGTCGCCGGGTCCACCGGAAGTATAGGCGGGGGCGGACGCCCATATACCACCTCAAATGGCGTGGCACGaagggcggagtgataggaggtgttgtagcagtactccgcccaagagagccagtccacccaagctcgaGGCCGATCACCTGTCACACAACGCAAATACATGGCAATGACCTTGTTAACCACCTCGGACTGACCGTCCGTCTGAGGATGAAATGCCGTACTCAGGCGAAGCTGGACGCCCGCCATCCTGAAGAGGTCgcgccagacatgtcccgtgaacaccGGGTCCCGATCACTGACGATCGAAGCTGGGAATCCGTGTAAGCgaacgatgccgtcgaagaaggcccgggCCACGGACGCCGCCGTGTACGGATGACCGAGCGCGATGAAGTGGGCATACTTAGAAAAGCGGTCGACCACCGTAAGGATGACCGACctgccgcccaccttgggaaggccctcgatgaagtccatggaaatatccgcccaaACCTGAGACGGCACCTCCAAGGGCTGAAGTAACCCAGCCGGTCTCAGGGTCTCCGTCTTGTTGCGCTGGCATGTCTGGCAAGACCGAACCCAGTCGCGGACGAGTGCGCGATCGCCGGGGATGTAGAAGTCAGCGCGAAGACGATGGAGGGTTTTCTGCACACCCTCATGACCTGCCGAGTGGGCGAGCTGGAGCACCTGGTGACGGAGATCATCATGCGCCGGAACAAAGATCCGGCGCCCATGGAGAAGCAGTCCATCAGTGAAGCGCCAGGGCTCCTCAAGGTCACCGGCCGTGAGCTGCTGCTGGAGAAGAACGGCGTCGTCGGCTGTTGCAGTTGCGCGGCGGATGTCGGCGAAGAGGCCGAACGTCGGCCCGGATCGGATGCACAGGGACACCCCAGTGACCTCGTCGGTGGAAGGAGCGAGATCGGAGTCGCGACGGGACAGCGCGTCGGCCACGGTGTTAAGGCGGCCCGGACGATACTCGACGGAGAAGTCGAAGccgaagagcttgctgatccactggtgctgCGGCACAGTCGACAGTCGTTGGTCCAGTAAAAACTTCAAGCTGTAATGGTCCGTACGGATGTGGAAGACCCGTCCCCACAAGTACGGCCGCCAATGGCGCACGGCCTGCACCAGGCCAATGAGCTCCCGCTCGTACGCCGCCAACTTAAGATGGCGCGGAGCAAAAGGCCGGCTGAAGAAAGCAATGGGCCCCTCGCCCTGATGAAGCACGGCGCCGAAGCCCACGCCCGACGCGTCACAGTCCACCACGAACGGCCGGTCGAAGTCGGGCATCTGGAGGACGGGACCCGTCGTGAGGGCCCCTTTGAGGGCCTCGAATGCCGCTGTCGCCTCGTCGTCCCAGGCGAAAGCATCGCGGCGGAGCAGCCGCGTGAGAGGTGCCGCGATGAGCCCGAACTCCCGAATAAATTtccggtagtatcctgcgagGCCGAGGAACCCGCGGAGAGCCCGCGGCGAGTGAGGCGTCGGCCAGGCGGAGACAGCTGCCACCTTGTCGGCGTCCATAGCCACCCCGTCGGCCGAGATGACATGGCCGAGGTAGGCAACAGTAGGTGTcccgaacgagcacttcgagcgcttgaggtggAGGTCGTGCGCCcgaagctcgttgaagacgatggcgacgtGCTGGAGGTGCTCGGCCCAGGTGGCGCTGAAGATAAGAatatcatcaaagaaaacaagcacaaaccGCCGTAAGTAGGGTCGCAGAATgtcgttcatcagggcctggaaaGTCGCCGGGGCATTGGCGAGGCCGAAAGGCATCACCaagaactcgaagtggccatggtggGTGCAAAACGCCGTCTTGGCGATGTCGTGTGGATGCATGCGCACCTGGTGATAGCCCGACCGGAGATCGAGTTTGGTGAAGAAGCGCGCCCCATGAAGCTCATCCAAGAGCTCGTCGACCACCGGTATCGGAAACTTGTCCTTGAGTGTGAGCGCGTTCAGGccgcggtagtcgatgcagaaacgCCACGTGCCATCTGTCTTGCGGACGAGAAGGACCGGCGCGGAGAAGGGTGACGTCGAGATCCGGATGATGCCCGCTGCGAGCATAAGGGCACACTGTCTCTCCAACTCATCCTTCTGCAGCTGAGGGTAGCGGTAAGGTCGCACCGCCACGGGAGTGGAGCCCGGAGCAAGGTGAATGCGATGGTCGTATACCCGAGCATGTGGGAGTCCCCGCGGCTCGTCGAAGAGGACGCTATGttgctgcagaagtggatccagcAGAGGGTGCTCGGtctcggaggaggcggcggctagcTGAAGATGTGGCACGGCGGGCGAAGCGCCCCCAATGCCGTCCCACCgaatttggcgtcccagccgccagaatgtcatcgtgagggcgtcgaagtcccacacgatgggcccgagggtccggagaaagtccacaccgaggatgaagtcgaaACAGCCGAGGTCGATGCCGGCACAGGTAATGGAAAAGTGTTCGCCCCCGATGGTGATGGGAACGTCGCGGGCGAGTCCATGACACTGGAGGCGGTCACCGTTGGCCACCGTGATCCGAAGGCGCTCCCCGCCCGTGGTCGGAATAGCTAGACGACGCATGGTTGCCTCGGGCAGGAAGTTATgagtggagcccgtatccagcagggccaccagctgctcgccatggatcgtcacgggcagcaacatggtccgctcatgacggatgccggcgagggcgtggagagagacgacgcaggccgtcgccgtagaatctgcggccgtgtctggtgcgtcgttcgtctcgtccgcctcggtgtagtcggccgtctccaagtagaagaggcgggggcagacatgtgtcggcgtgtagggctcatcgcagttaaAGCAGAGACCCTGACGTCGACGCTCATGCTGCTCGGCCGGGGACAACCTGCGGAAGGTCCGTGTGGTGGCCGGAGGTGCGGCCGTTGCGGCTGGCGGAGGCCGGCCCGGTGCTGGAAGGGTCGGCGCGGGTCGACTGAGCTGGCGGCCGCCCCGTCCGGGCGGTTGCTGCAGTGCCTGGGCCCGCTGCTCGAAGGCCCGGGCGTAGTACATGGCGGACTGAAGGTCGGGGGGTTCCCGGAGCTCGACATCCACGTGAATATGGTCCAGTAGGCCACCCACAAAGAGCTCAGCGCGCCGAGACgcggatatgcctggcgcgtggcatgccagggcttggaatcggtcggcgtagtcctggaccgttgaggtaaacggtaagcggccgaggactgccagtcggctgccacggatgggggggccaaaccggagaaggcagagctcgcgaaatcggtcccacggtggcatgccgccctcgtcctgctcgagggcgtagtaccaagtctgggcagTACCACGGAGATGATAGGACGCGAGCCAGGTGCGATCCGACGCGAGCGTCCGCTGCCCCCGAAAGAACTGCTCGCACTGGTTGAGCCAGTTGAGGGGGTCTTCCGCGCCGTCGTAAGTGGTGAAGTTCAGCTTCGCGAACCGAGGAGATGTCGGCCCGCCGTGTCCGGGAGCCGCGGATGTCGGTGGCATCGCGTATGCCGGGTCGGGAAACTCCGGGCCGTAGGGCGCCGAGCTGGAGGGCCGCTCGAACGGAAGAGAGGGCGCCGGGTGTTCCGGTGCCGgggtatagatcggacccgaagatgatccggctgcccacgcgggaattggtgatggcgatgacgggaactgcacctggtgcaggggccgaccggtggttcggggcgctggaggtgctgctgttgatggcggcggcggctgctggtgcggcgccggagcctgcgtcgtggtggccggtagcgactggtggggcagccccccccccccagcggcgcggtggtggccggccacaccggccagggagtgcccgcggcgtggtagtgctgcagcagcagctgcggcggcggcggcggcgcccctccgtggagcggctggaaggccggggtggcccacggcagcgacggcggcccgtaggtagtgggggcgacgctcggcggcgggggttgggtcccagcgaggtagaggctgatgcctcggaccgcttggacaagctcccgcagggtgcccgacatcgcctcgggcgagagtatggggagcggctcctccgcggtgatgatcggcactggcgagggagcggtcccggacatgagcggcagcggcggcggggcggtggtggtggtttgcggcagtggggcggtggtggtgttgagcggcggcggtggtggagggagcgacatgatcagcctgaaatctctggataccaaattggtaggactagggttcctaccgggcctccggcgtaggttgtacgggcagggaggaggggagcgagggctggagcgggcgcgccggcgagatggcgccgtcgcggctagggttaggtgcggcggaggctagggttccggctccttggagagccgggcaacagaagataatatctttattgcttgatctcaattgatgtcttacaactagtatttataactcgagcctaagataactttcctaaagtaatttacctaagataacttgcgcgccaagccgctaatattaacgcccaatgggcctacgccggccataggccaagccggtcataacaGTAAGAATAAGGGGAATAGGCTTTcggaggagggagaggaaggTAAGAATAAGGGGAATAGGCTTTTTGACATCTGGGCCCTCCATCCTATTCATCTTAGGCTACTTTTGGTCTTTTAGGATTTTACTATATCCTTATTTTTATTTCCATATGTTCTTGTTGGCTGTGATGCATCCTAGTCATTAAGAGGCCGGGTGTATGCTCAATATGCTTTGTATCTTCTTGAACCTACATTTTGAGTTAATAAAATTGACCTttaccaaaaaacaaaaaaaagaggaatAGGCTGACAAGTGAGGCCCATATCCACCTCACCAGCAGATATGTGCTTGCAGGCTCTGAAATCTGGGCCCAATATGTCAGTTTGTTCCAAGAAAGAGTATTTGGGTGTTGTGTGAATTAATAGAGCACAAGTTATGGTTctgtggaaaaaggttcaaaagatacgataaATGCTTAACAGTCCCAATAAACAATATAACTAGCAATTTTGGGAAAAGTAGTAAGTATCATCATAAGAACTTAATGGTCAAATTATGTACATATACAGATTCGACAAGATCCAAAGTTTGAAGATAATAAACATGATGCTCACACAGTGGCTGGAGTCTGTTTATTATGAGTTGTGGTGAAACTAAAAAAGCAATAGTATTTTACTTTTTTTGCACTAAAAATTATCTATCTCATCAGAAATGTCAGGAATTCCGATTCTAATTTATTATTCAATGTGATGATCGCAAGTACCTTCCAAGGCAAGGAATATGCATTTATATATGTAAAGCAGAAAATATGAGCGAGTCCTATCAATTATAGGAAGCTCACCAACTTGGCCAACATAGGCAGGCACCCACACTCGTGTCCAGCTGCCCTTACAGGGCAAATCTTCTCTGATGCCTGTTTGAAAGCCTTCTTCCATATGTCTATTGACAAGGTTGCTTGTTGCTGATTGCCCACAACAGTAATCTTTCCGTAACATTTCTTTGCATTCAAACCAGTCTTTGATTCAGTACTGATATAAGCAGATTGCATGTGTGGTGTAAATGCCTGCAAAGTAAGATTTTGTAGTGTACAAAATTTACAAAATCCTACAGGAGAAAGtacatgcaacaaagattcaaACTAATAAGGAAACAAACCTGCCACCAAATGCACTCTACAATCCGTGAGAATATCCATGATTCAATCTTCTTTAGTGCAGCTATAAACGTATCAATATCTTCCCAGTTATCAAACTCAGGTGAAAGGAAGTTCCCTTTCTTCCGATTAAGCGATTCCCACATTGATGCGGAATTTCTCCTCGGTGCTGTTTTTGAACTATAATCAGTAGCATTAATGTCATTTCCAATGTCTGATTGCTTAGAAGTTTCAGTAACAATTGCTCGCAGCACCACACAGTTTGACAACCAGAAACTCAGCCTGATCGGAAAAATTATGGAAGAACACAGACATCAAAATACATTATAAATTTCAAAATTACTGAAGAAATAACATATACTGCACTGTACATAATGGCCAGAGAACAAAGTTATGCACGCAAAGGTTATCAATTCATCGAATATTCCATGCCAAAAAGTAGCCATTCCTTGGAATATGAAGACCTGAACATAAGAGGAAAAATTCAATGCACCTTGCGACATCGTATCCACAAGCTTTTGCAACAAAAACCAGCCCAGAGGAAGAACTCCTTGCTGCACTTCCCATCTTTTCTCTCGGACAGTTTTTAAATGCATGAACAAAATGCCTAGAGAGCCTTCGTGCAGGTGTATGGACCTTGTTTGCCGAGCTGCCATGTTCGGCAGCCACAGAATAAAGGCCTATCTCAGAAGCAGCGGCTTCTTGCAGCTCAGTTTCAAGCAACTCAACCTTACGTTCAAGTTCTCGAACTTTGTTGTCACTTCGATTATTTGAAATACGCACTGGTGCCTGAGCTTGCATTCCATTACCAGCACTGCTTTTAGTATCATGAGCGATCAAGATATCTTCGGAATCAACTTCCTTCACTTGTTCCTTCTGAGAATCAACTTTCTTACTTATGGTGCTTCCATTAATATCTGGAAGTCTCATACTGAACCTCATATTCTTAGCTCTATCACTAGTTAAAGTGTTGTAAGTTTTCTCGCTAAATTGCCTCTGGTTGGAGTCAGCCATACCATAAGAAAAAGACATTTTACGACCAGTTCTGAGAGCATTGTGTGGCGGAATAGATGGAAATTGTTCTCCCGGTAAATCTGTC
This region includes:
- the LOC123399467 gene encoding uncharacterized protein LOC123399467 isoform X3: MPSSSTKARSEEVEKHPIQMQKKTIYRGTDLPGEQFPSIPPHNALRTGRKMSFSYGMADSNQRQFSEKTYNTLTSDRAKNMRFSMRLPDINGSTISKKVDSQKEQVKEVDSEDILIAHDTKSSAGNGMQAQAPVRISNNRSDNKVRELERKVELLETELQEAAASEIGLYSVAAEHGSSANKVHTPARRLSRHFVHAFKNCPREKMGSAARSSSSGLVFVAKACGYDVARLSFWLSNCVVLRAIVTETSKQSDIGNDINATDYSSKTAPRRNSASMWESLNRKKGNFLSPEFDNWEDIDTFIAALKKIESWIFSRIVECIWWQAFTPHMQSAYISTESKTGLNAKKCYGKITVVGNQQQATLSIDIWKKAFKQASEKICPVRAAGHECGCLPMLAKLLMEECIARLDIAMFNAILRESEDEIPTDPISDPITDPKVLPIPSGKFGFGAGVQLKNAIGSWSRCLTDLFGMDMDDYPEVENWDGENGIAETHKPFYLLNALSDLLMIPKDVLMETSTRKEICPTFSSSIVRSILVGFVPDEFCPDPIQDSLLQALELEDHLESSDKGIRAIPCSASPIVYSYPAPGTILSIIGDPRKSGSAVLRKSNTSDDELDELSSPLSFISKAPSNPLGKLKQISGSYTARYRLLHEVWKLDDQY